A segment of the bacterium genome:
AGTCGTGTCAGGTCCGAAAACGGATCTGACCTACGAAGCCCCCCTACACCCCCAGCTTTTTCAGCGTCTCCGGGATATCTCTGAATGTCCGGCAGGCGTGGGCGCCGGATTTGGCCAACTGCTCTAACTTCTCTTTCGCCGTTCCCATCGTCCCCTCGACAATCGCGCCGGCATGCCCCATCCGCTTTCCGGGAGGCGCAAAAACGCCGCCGATCATCACCAGCACCGGCTTTTTCATTTTCGGAATGATCATCGTCGCGCGCTCTTCATATACGCCGCCGATCTCGCCGCACATCACCACCGCCTTGGTCTTCGGGTCCTCTTCGAATTTCCAGAGGATCTCATCAAATGTCGACCCAAGCACCGGATCGCCACCGAGGCCAACGCAGGTCGTCTGGCCGTAACCGGTCCGTGTCAGCGTGTCGGCGACATAATAGGTGATGGAGCCGGAGCGTGAGACGGTCCCGACCCGACCGGGCTGGAACGCGATATCCGGCATGATCCCAAGATTCGCTTCGCCGGGCGTGATGACACCGGCAGTATTGCCGCCGATGACGGTCGCTTTGGCGCGGACCGCTTCTTCGCGGACATAGAGCATATCGTGAATCGGAATATGTTCCGGGATGACGACCAGGAACTTGATTCCCGCGCGTATCGCTTCGATCGCCGCTTCTTTGACGGCTGCGGCCGGAAGGAAGATCACAGAGACATCGGCGCCGGTCTGCTTGACGCATTCGCCGACCGTATCGAAGACCGGTTTTCCGGCGACAGTCGCGCCGCCTTTGCCCGGCGAGGTACCGCCGACGATCTGCGTGCCGTAGGCGAGCATCCGCTCGGCATGGAATTTCCCCGCGCCTCCGGTCATTCCCTGGACCATTACTTTGCTATGCTTATCGACTAGGATTGCCATATTCTATTCCTTCTGAGATTCCCTCATCCGACGCTTCGCGCCACCTTCTCCCAGAGGGAGAAGGGAAATTTTCCCCTCTCCCTTTGGGAGAGGGTGCCCGAAGGGCGGGTGAGGGTCATTCCAAAAATTACTTGCTCGCCTCTTTTGCCAATTCCACCGCGCGCTTGGAGATCTCTTCGATCTCCGTCTCGATCCCGTGGAACTCGACATGTTTGAACAGCGCCGGATTCTCTTTCTTTGCTTCCTCGAAGATCCGCACCCCCTCTTCCCACATATTGCCGGTCATCCGCATGACGATCGGCTTGGAGAGGCCATGATTCTTGAGGAACATCACCACACCTTTGGCGAAATCATCGCACCGGGAGATACCGCCGAAGCGTGCGCCGAAGATCGCTTTCACATTAGGGTTCTCATCCAACAGCACCAACATTTGGGCGATACGCTCGGGAGTCGGGCCGCCGCCGGAATCCATGAAATTCGCCGGCTTGCCGCCGTAATATTGAATGAAGTCGTTCCCCATGATGCCGAATCCGGCTCCGCCGGGGAACATACCGATATCGCCATCGAGATCGAGATACGGTATCCCCTGCGCCTGGGCGA
Coding sequences within it:
- the sucD gene encoding succinate--CoA ligase subunit alpha, encoding MAILVDKHSKVMVQGMTGGAGKFHAERMLAYGTQIVGGTSPGKGGATVAGKPVFDTVGECVKQTGADVSVIFLPAAAVKEAAIEAIRAGIKFLVVIPEHIPIHDMLYVREEAVRAKATVIGGNTAGVITPGEANLGIMPDIAFQPGRVGTVSRSGSITYYVADTLTRTGYGQTTCVGLGGDPVLGSTFDEILWKFEEDPKTKAVVMCGEIGGVYEERATMIIPKMKKPVLVMIGGVFAPPGKRMGHAGAIVEGTMGTAKEKLEQLAKSGAHACRTFRDIPETLKKLGV